From the Leptolyngbya sp. O-77 genome, one window contains:
- a CDS encoding DnaB-like helicase N-terminal domain-containing protein gives MVQELNFQAYSDRLPPQNIDAEEAILGGILLDPEALGRVAELLRPESLLHLRPPRKSIAPP, from the coding sequence ATGGTTCAAGAACTGAACTTTCAAGCCTACAGCGATCGCCTCCCGCCTCAAAACATCGACGCAGAGGAAGCCATTTTGGGCGGCATCTTGCTCGACCCGGAGGCGCTGGGTCGCGTCGCCGAGTTGCTGCGCCCCGAAAGCCTTCTACATCTCCGCCCACCCAGGAAATCTATCGCGCCGCCCTAG
- the rplI gene encoding 50S ribosomal protein L9 produces MAKRIQLVLNQDVSKLGKAGDLVDVAPGYARNYLLPQGLAVHTTPGILKQVERRRELERQRLIELKKEADVIKAKLEKLSGLTIAKQVGEKDAIFGSVTDREVAEVLQAAIGQEVDRRGITVPEVRKLGTYRVDIKLHPEVTATVDIEVVPADAEA; encoded by the coding sequence ATGGCGAAACGGATTCAGTTAGTTCTTAATCAAGATGTCAGCAAGCTGGGCAAGGCGGGCGACCTGGTGGACGTGGCTCCTGGCTATGCCCGCAACTACCTGCTGCCACAAGGCTTGGCCGTACATACGACCCCCGGCATTCTAAAGCAGGTTGAGCGGCGGCGCGAATTGGAGCGTCAGCGCCTGATCGAGCTAAAGAAAGAGGCAGACGTAATCAAAGCCAAGCTGGAAAAGCTCTCTGGCCTGACGATTGCCAAACAGGTTGGGGAAAAGGACGCAATTTTCGGCTCGGTGACGGATCGAGAAGTGGCAGAGGTGCTGCAAGCAGCCATCGGTCAAGAAGTGGATCGGCGCGGCATTACGGTGCCCGAAGTCCGCAAGCTGGGGACTTACCGGGTAGATATCAAGCTGCATCCTGAAGTGACCGCAACGGTAGACATTGAGGTGGTGCCTGCGGACGCAGAGGCGTAA
- the glyQ gene encoding glycine--tRNA ligase subunit alpha: MNFQSVIATLHQFWSDRGCLIVQPYDTEKGAGTKSPHTFLRAIGPEPWSVAYVEPCRRPGDGRYGENPNRVQHYYQYQVLIKPSPNNILDVYLESLRSLGIQPEDHDIRFVEDNWEDAAVGAWGVGWEVWLDGMEVTQFTYFQQCGGIDCHPVSVEITYGLERLTMYLQGVNSIFDIRWNDTLTYGDVHLQGEIENSTYNFEASNPDLLFSLFTQFEQEATRLMEKELVLPAFDYVLKCSHTFNLLEARGVISVTERQRYILKIRGLARQVAQLYLKQREALGFPLLKKDPCPV; the protein is encoded by the coding sequence GTGAACTTTCAGTCTGTTATTGCAACGCTGCATCAGTTTTGGAGCGATCGCGGCTGTTTAATCGTGCAACCCTACGATACCGAAAAGGGCGCAGGCACTAAGAGTCCGCATACGTTTTTGAGGGCGATCGGGCCAGAGCCGTGGTCGGTTGCCTATGTAGAACCCTGCCGCCGACCCGGAGACGGGCGCTATGGCGAAAACCCCAACCGCGTGCAGCACTATTACCAGTATCAAGTGCTGATCAAGCCCTCGCCCAATAACATTCTGGATGTTTATCTCGAATCGCTGCGATCGCTCGGCATTCAGCCCGAAGACCACGACATCCGCTTTGTGGAAGACAACTGGGAAGACGCGGCTGTGGGCGCATGGGGGGTAGGCTGGGAAGTGTGGCTAGACGGCATGGAGGTGACGCAGTTTACCTATTTTCAGCAGTGCGGCGGCATCGACTGCCATCCCGTGTCGGTCGAGATTACCTACGGGCTGGAGCGGTTGACCATGTACCTCCAGGGCGTAAATTCAATTTTCGACATCCGCTGGAACGACACGCTGACCTACGGCGATGTGCATCTCCAGGGCGAAATCGAAAACTCCACTTACAACTTTGAAGCGTCCAATCCTGATCTTCTGTTCAGCCTGTTTACTCAGTTCGAGCAGGAGGCCACCCGGCTGATGGAAAAGGAACTGGTGCTGCCGGCTTTTGACTATGTGCTGAAATGCTCCCACACGTTTAACCTGCTAGAGGCGCGGGGCGTAATCTCAGTCACCGAACGGCAGCGCTACATCCTCAAAATTCGTGGGCTGGCGCGGCAGGTTGCCCAGCTTTATCTAAAACAACGGGAGGCACTGGGCTTTCCCCTTCTGAAGAAAGACCCCTGCCCCGTTTGA
- a CDS encoding DNA methyltransferase → MGLPEPSHSLSSIKKNKATSTVGRGRTVQLTEKLAFSAWNNSNVSLILGNSIEHYDSWEQPTVIVSDGGYGILGFEGDTSDHLDLPEWYEPHVEAWSKFALPSTTLWFWNSEIGWAVVHPILEKFGWRYVNCNIWNKGKGHIAGNVNTEKIRRFPVVTEVCVQYVREVKINNLTLKEWLRKEWLRSGLPLRQANLACGVADAATRKYFDQGHLWYFPPPEMFEKLVSYANEHGKPEGRPYFSNNGKHPLTGEEWKKMRSKFNCPHGFTNVWDRSALRDDERIKSADGKAVHLNQKPLDLMKLIIEASSEEQDVIWEPFGGLFSASLAANIRNRKAFACEIDETYFYYGIKRFSQVVHQYSLL, encoded by the coding sequence ATGGGTCTACCTGAGCCTTCGCATAGCCTGTCAAGTATAAAGAAGAATAAAGCGACAAGCACTGTTGGTCGCGGAAGGACTGTCCAACTCACGGAGAAACTTGCTTTTTCAGCTTGGAATAACAGCAATGTCAGTCTGATACTTGGTAATAGCATTGAACATTATGATTCCTGGGAGCAACCTACAGTAATAGTTTCAGATGGAGGCTACGGTATTTTAGGTTTTGAAGGAGATACGTCAGATCATCTTGATCTACCTGAATGGTATGAACCCCATGTAGAAGCTTGGTCTAAGTTTGCCTTGCCAAGTACAACTCTTTGGTTTTGGAACTCAGAAATTGGCTGGGCTGTGGTACATCCAATACTTGAGAAATTTGGTTGGCGATATGTTAATTGCAATATATGGAATAAAGGCAAAGGTCATATTGCGGGTAATGTCAACACAGAAAAAATAAGACGTTTCCCGGTTGTTACAGAGGTTTGTGTTCAATATGTTAGAGAAGTCAAAATTAATAATTTAACCCTTAAAGAATGGCTCCGAAAAGAATGGCTAAGATCAGGATTGCCTCTACGTCAAGCTAACTTAGCTTGTGGAGTCGCAGATGCAGCAACAAGAAAATATTTTGATCAGGGACATTTATGGTATTTTCCACCGCCCGAAATGTTTGAGAAATTGGTTTCCTATGCAAACGAACATGGAAAACCAGAGGGAAGACCCTATTTCTCTAATAATGGGAAGCACCCTTTAACAGGTGAAGAGTGGAAGAAGATGCGCTCTAAATTTAATTGCCCACATGGTTTTACAAACGTTTGGGATCGTTCTGCTTTACGTGATGATGAACGAATTAAGTCTGCTGATGGTAAAGCTGTTCACTTAAATCAGAAACCACTTGATCTGATGAAACTAATTATTGAAGCCTCAAGTGAGGAACAAGATGTTATTTGGGAGCCATTTGGTGGACTTTTCAGCGCATCTCTGGCTGCTAATATCCGGAATCGAAAAGCTTTCGCTTGTGAAATTGACGAAACTTATTTCTACTATGGAATCAAAAGGTTTAGTCAAGTAGTTCATCAATATTCCCTTCTTTGA
- a CDS encoding helix-turn-helix domain-containing protein produces MKSISSPEYDVFRQCMIAARRGANLTQATLAKAIKKPQSFVAKYENGERRLDVIEFLLVSRAIGVDPCEILRQVEQACRSTSFEEQG; encoded by the coding sequence ATGAAATCTATTTCTAGCCCAGAGTACGATGTCTTTCGTCAATGCATGATCGCTGCTCGAAGGGGTGCGAATTTAACTCAAGCAACCCTTGCTAAAGCGATCAAAAAGCCTCAATCCTTCGTTGCAAAATACGAAAATGGCGAAAGAAGATTAGATGTCATTGAATTCCTCCTAGTCAGCCGTGCGATTGGCGTAGATCCTTGTGAAATTCTAAGACAAGTTGAGCAAGCTTGTAGATCTACATCTTTCGAGGAACAGGGATGA